The sequence TCGCAAACTGAAAACTTTGTACAATGATTTTAAAATAACCGACCAGCTTCCAAGCTGCATTTTTTCTGTTTCAGGAGAGGCTTTCCCATTAGTCCAGGGTAGAAATTTTTCGCCCGGCCGCTCTCTCAGGCAGACCGGTACCAGCATGATGAGCCCAACCAAAATAGATAGTGTTAATACCGCTGATTTAAAACCGTAGGCATTAATCATCCAACTGCCCAATGCAAGTGAAGCAGAAGTTCCAATAATTTTTGCGCCCCACATAAAACCATTTGCTCTGGCTTGTTGATCAGTAGGTACGATATCAATCGCCATTCCATCCGTTGCGACATCCTGAAAAGCACCAAAGCATCCCAACGCAAAGCCGGCTGCCAGCATGAGTTCCGGATTATTCAAGGGGTCGGGAACGAATGCCATTGCGATGAAACTTAAGATTAGCCCTAACTGTCCGATGATGACCCATGGTCTTCGCCGACCCATAGGCAGATAGGTAAATCTATCCATCAATGGTGCCACTACTAATTTAAAACTCCAGGGTAAACCTACTGCAGCGACGAATGATCCAATTTCGCCGGGTGTTTTTCCATGCATGGCCAGCCAGGCCGGAATTCCGAATAAAGCAAGACCTTCAGGAATACCTTGGGCTACATATAAAGCAATAAAATTAAAATAACGCAACGTGGTGTTTTCCGATAGGGCAGGGATGTTACTTTTCATAGAAATAGTAGACGATGTTCAATGTGGTAAAAGTGGCCATGCCTGTGTCGTAAATTAGTAGTGAGATTGTTGCACTAAAATAGATTATTTTTATTTGCGGATATACCCGTTTCTTGAAATGCTGACCTTTACAGATCTGAATAAAATGTGAATCTTTTGCGGGTATTTAAATAGCCATCCCATGGACCGATAGTTTTAATGGATAAGATTCCTAAAGAATGGAGAAGCCCTTACCCGAAATCCTTTTAATATCTCCTTTTAATAGAGAAGGTATTAAAACGAAATCAAGGTATGGGCTTTTTTGCAACAGGATCAGTGAAGGGTTACTTATTTTTCCCCAGATGCATCGTCTCCGGGAGAAAAGTAACAGCACCGGTACTGATGTCATGCGTCCCTCCAATAATACCGATGGATCCGCTTTCAATGAGATCTTTTAGTATAGAACTTCTTTCCATAATAGACTTAACGGTTCTTTTCACATTGATAATTGCCACTTTTTCTACAAACTCGCTATTCGATGAATTGCGGTTATCCTTAATGGTTAGTTCATCATCTACCGCAGGTCTTATTTTGGAGAGCAGGGAGGTCAGGTTCCCCATTTCTACATGGTCGCAGGCACCTTTTACCGCACCGCATTTTGTATGGCCGAGTACAACAATAATCTTTGAACCGGCCACCTTGCATCC is a genomic window of Bacteroidota bacterium containing:
- a CDS encoding MFS transporter, whose amino-acid sequence is MKSNIPALSENTTLRYFNFIALYVAQGIPEGLALFGIPAWLAMHGKTPGEIGSFVAAVGLPWSFKLVVAPLMDRFTYLPMGRRRPWVIIGQLGLILSFIAMAFVPDPLNNPELMLAAGFALGCFGAFQDVATDGMAIDIVPTDQQARANGFMWGAKIIGTSASLALGSWMINAYGFKSAVLTLSILVGLIMLVPVCLRERPGEKFLPWTNGKASPETEKMQLGSWSVILKSLYKVFSLRNSLLLGVLLFITQGSYNYIATLLPIFTVQALGWSDQAYSQYFATASLAGGIGGMLIGGILIDRFGKIRMMNIYFVILIILTTSFVLLKSYWTSVTFIASFMMIYQLLYVFACIGIFSIAMECCWKKVSASQFTIYMTIGNLGRIAGAKLIGPVKLELTWEYTILVFAGLIVMAWGIIQFLHIRNHVKHLHKLEGL
- a CDS encoding carbonic anhydrase (macrophage inducible 5; Mig-5) → MKTLTKEMQEAITPQMALELLKEGNKRFVNNLKVNRNLLQQANETSDGQHPFAVILSCIDSRTSAELIFDQGLGDVFSVRIAGNIINEDILGSMEFGCKVAGSKIIVVLGHTKCGAVKGACDHVEMGNLTSLLSKIRPAVDDELTIKDNRNSSNSEFVEKVAIINVKRTVKSIMERSSILKDLIESGSIGIIGGTHDISTGAVTFLPETMHLGKNK